The following proteins are co-located in the Halorussus caseinilyticus genome:
- a CDS encoding universal stress protein has product MYDSILVPIDGSEQSSRALEHAVGHADTYDAAVHLVFVVDVASVPAEVDAAPVEEKLDRYGESVTDGAAERVEDAGVSRVETSVVPGVPHRAILDYAAAHDVDLVVMGTHGRTGIDRYLLGSVTEKVVRLSEAPVLTVQADDAE; this is encoded by the coding sequence ATGTACGACAGCATTCTGGTCCCAATCGACGGAAGCGAGCAGTCGAGTCGCGCCCTCGAACACGCCGTCGGCCACGCAGACACCTACGACGCCGCGGTCCACCTCGTGTTCGTGGTGGACGTGGCGTCGGTCCCGGCCGAAGTCGATGCCGCGCCGGTCGAGGAGAAACTCGACCGCTACGGCGAGAGCGTCACCGACGGTGCGGCGGAACGGGTCGAGGACGCGGGCGTCTCGCGCGTCGAGACGAGCGTGGTGCCGGGTGTACCCCACCGGGCCATCCTCGACTACGCCGCCGCCCACGACGTGGACCTCGTGGTGATGGGGACTCACGGCCGGACCGGCATCGACCGCTACCTCCTCGGGAGCGTCACCGAAAAGGTCGTCCGCCTCTCCGAGGCCCCCGTCCTCACGGTGCAGGCCGACGACGCCGAGTAG
- a CDS encoding DJ-1/PfpI family protein: protein MPGKKLLMIVGDFGEDYEIMVPFQALQAVGHEVDAVCPEKSEGETVKTAVHDFRGDQTYVESRGHDFQLTASMDEVDPADYDGLVLPGGRAPEYLRTHDEVLSVVRHFFEEDKPVAAICHAAQILAAADVIEGRTCSAYSALESDVEGAGGTYYDGVTTDGNLVTGRDWGDHVEWISQFLDVLGTEIHHGESAQAEPAED, encoded by the coding sequence ATGCCCGGAAAGAAACTCCTGATGATAGTCGGCGACTTCGGCGAGGACTACGAAATCATGGTACCGTTTCAGGCCCTGCAAGCCGTGGGTCACGAGGTAGACGCGGTGTGCCCCGAGAAATCCGAGGGCGAGACCGTCAAAACCGCGGTCCACGACTTCCGGGGCGACCAGACGTACGTCGAGTCGCGGGGTCACGACTTCCAGTTGACCGCCTCGATGGACGAGGTAGACCCGGCCGACTACGACGGACTGGTCCTTCCCGGCGGGCGCGCGCCGGAGTACCTCCGGACCCACGACGAGGTGCTTTCGGTGGTCCGGCACTTCTTCGAGGAGGACAAACCGGTCGCCGCAATCTGTCACGCGGCCCAGATTCTTGCCGCCGCGGACGTTATCGAGGGCCGGACCTGTTCGGCGTACTCCGCGCTGGAGTCCGACGTGGAGGGCGCGGGCGGCACCTACTACGACGGCGTGACGACCGACGGGAACCTCGTGACGGGCCGCGACTGGGGCGACCACGTAGAGTGGATTTCCCAGTTCCTCGACGTGTTGGGGACCGAGATTCACCACGGCGAGTCGGCGCAGGCCGAACCCGCCGAGGACTGA
- a CDS encoding transcription initiation factor IIB has protein sequence MTSTRIQSYDEQTDVTERTEETERAETEREDEQVCPECGGNLATSDSETVCEECGLVVEEDNVDRGPEWRAFDSKEKDEKSRVGAPTTKMMHDKGLSTNIGWQNKDAYGKSLGSRQRQKMQRLRKWNERFRTRDSKERNLKQALGEIDRMASALGLPEDVRETASVIYRRALDEDLLPGRSIEGVATAALYAAARQTGTPRSIDEVANVSRIDEMEFKRTYRYIVRELNLQIQPADPEDYVARFASELGISDESERRARELLRNAKRQGLHSGKSPVGLAAAAVYAGPLLTNEKVTQAEVSEVAQVSEVTIRNRYHELLEASESGAAAA, from the coding sequence ATGACGAGTACACGCATCCAGAGCTACGACGAACAGACCGACGTAACCGAACGAACCGAGGAGACCGAACGAGCCGAGACCGAACGCGAAGACGAACAGGTGTGCCCCGAGTGCGGCGGCAACCTCGCCACCAGCGACAGCGAAACCGTCTGCGAGGAGTGCGGTCTCGTAGTAGAGGAGGACAACGTGGACCGCGGACCGGAGTGGCGGGCGTTCGACTCGAAGGAGAAAGACGAGAAGAGTCGGGTCGGCGCACCCACGACCAAGATGATGCACGACAAGGGTCTCTCGACCAACATCGGCTGGCAGAACAAAGACGCCTACGGCAAGTCGCTCGGTAGCCGCCAGCGCCAGAAGATGCAACGCCTGCGCAAGTGGAACGAGCGATTCCGCACCCGCGACTCCAAGGAGCGCAACCTCAAGCAGGCGCTCGGCGAAATCGACCGCATGGCCTCCGCGCTCGGTCTCCCCGAGGACGTGCGCGAGACCGCATCGGTCATCTACCGGCGGGCGCTCGACGAGGACCTCCTGCCGGGCCGGTCCATCGAAGGCGTCGCCACCGCCGCGCTCTACGCCGCGGCGCGCCAGACCGGGACGCCCCGGTCTATCGACGAGGTAGCCAACGTCAGCCGAATCGACGAGATGGAGTTCAAGCGGACCTATCGCTACATCGTCCGGGAGTTGAACCTCCAGATTCAGCCCGCAGACCCCGAAGACTACGTGGCGCGGTTCGCCAGCGAACTCGGCATCTCCGACGAGTCCGAGCGCCGCGCCCGCGAACTCCTCCGCAACGCCAAGCGGCAGGGTCTCCACAGCGGGAAGTCCCCGGTGGGTCTCGCGGCCGCCGCGGTGTACGCCGGACCGCTCCTGACCAACGAGAAGGTGACCCAAGCCGAGGTCAGCGAAGTCGCGCAGGTCAGCGAAGTCACGATTCGGAACCGCTACCACGAGTTGCTGGAGGCCTCAGAAAGCGGCGCAGCAGCGGCCTAA
- a CDS encoding phosphoribosyltransferase: MFQDRTDAGRQLSDLLDDRDVEADVVLAIPRGGLPVARPVADALGAPLDVVVASKIGAPNNPELAIGAVASDGSLWRNENLIDRLGVEDAYVERERDSEAAAAREKLERYRGTADLPDVAEKRVVVVDDGLATGATTIAALRQVRAAGASHVVLAVPVGSPDSVERLRTEVDDVIAIETPPHFSAVGQFYRSFDQVTDEQAMAYLED, translated from the coding sequence ATGTTTCAGGACCGAACCGACGCCGGACGACAGCTGTCCGACCTGCTCGACGACCGGGACGTGGAGGCCGACGTGGTGCTGGCGATACCGCGCGGCGGCCTACCGGTCGCGCGCCCGGTCGCGGACGCCCTCGGCGCACCGCTGGACGTGGTGGTCGCCTCGAAAATCGGCGCGCCGAACAACCCCGAACTCGCCATCGGCGCGGTGGCCAGCGACGGGTCGCTCTGGCGCAACGAGAACCTCATCGACCGACTCGGCGTCGAAGACGCGTACGTCGAACGAGAGCGCGATTCGGAGGCCGCGGCCGCGCGCGAGAAACTCGAACGCTATCGGGGCACGGCCGACCTGCCCGACGTGGCCGAAAAGCGCGTGGTCGTCGTGGACGACGGACTCGCCACGGGCGCGACCACAATCGCGGCGCTCCGGCAAGTCCGCGCGGCGGGCGCGAGCCACGTCGTCCTCGCAGTGCCCGTCGGGTCGCCCGACTCGGTGGAGCGACTCCGAACCGAGGTCGACGACGTGATAGCCATCGAGACGCCGCCCCACTTCAGCGCCGTCGGCCAGTTCTACCGGTCGTTCGACCAAGTGACCGACGAGCAAGCGATGGCGTACCTCGAAGACTGA
- a CDS encoding AMP phosphorylase, with the protein MELVASEIDIGTHLPTVLLNGADAEELGVHPLDRVQITTDGTTTIGIVEMTDELVAPGTLGVTRRLGHVEGRVEVTHAPKPNSARYVRKKLDDRELEADEIRAIVRDIEADRLNDVELSAYVSGVYSNGMSDAETTHLTEAMAEVGDHISWDDPVVADKHSIGGVAGNRVSPILVPIVAAAGVKIPKTSSRAVTSPAGTADTMEVFCGVEFSVGEIRDIVAETNGCLVWGGAVDLSPVDDKIIRAENPLSLDPTGQLIASVLSKKHCAGSTHVVVDVPYGEGSKVDGTAEARELADDFERVGDHLGMEVTPAVSPGDEPIGRGIGPVLEARDVLAVLAGDGPEDLRLKAVRLAEVLLDDCDVDADAAEILESGRAEAAFRDIVAAQGGDPDVTLADLVPGDERATIEADRSGVVTHVDNRLVSELGRRAGAPKDQRAGLTLARRVDDEVSAGDELFTVYAETASKLEDAVALADRAEPVRVRSREEAMVERV; encoded by the coding sequence ATGGAACTGGTCGCCAGCGAAATCGACATCGGGACTCATCTGCCGACGGTCCTGCTCAACGGCGCGGACGCCGAGGAGTTGGGCGTCCACCCCTTAGACCGGGTGCAGATAACCACCGACGGCACGACCACTATCGGTATCGTGGAGATGACCGACGAACTCGTCGCGCCGGGGACGCTCGGAGTCACGCGCCGACTCGGGCACGTAGAGGGCCGGGTCGAAGTCACCCACGCGCCCAAACCAAACTCCGCCCGGTACGTCCGCAAGAAACTCGACGACCGGGAACTGGAGGCCGACGAGATTCGGGCCATCGTCCGGGACATCGAGGCCGACCGACTCAACGACGTGGAACTGTCCGCCTACGTCTCGGGCGTCTATTCGAACGGCATGTCCGACGCCGAGACCACTCACCTCACCGAGGCGATGGCCGAAGTCGGCGACCACATCTCGTGGGACGACCCCGTGGTCGCCGACAAACACTCCATCGGCGGCGTGGCGGGCAATCGCGTCTCGCCGATACTCGTGCCCATCGTGGCCGCCGCGGGCGTCAAGATTCCCAAGACCTCCTCGCGGGCGGTCACCTCGCCCGCCGGAACCGCCGACACGATGGAAGTCTTCTGCGGCGTCGAGTTCTCCGTCGGCGAGATTCGGGACATCGTAGCGGAGACGAACGGGTGTCTGGTGTGGGGCGGCGCGGTGGACCTCTCGCCCGTGGACGACAAAATCATCCGCGCGGAGAACCCCCTCTCGCTAGACCCGACCGGCCAACTCATCGCGTCGGTCCTCTCGAAGAAACACTGCGCGGGTTCGACCCACGTCGTCGTGGACGTACCCTACGGCGAGGGGTCGAAGGTGGACGGCACCGCCGAGGCCCGCGAACTCGCCGACGACTTCGAGCGCGTCGGCGACCACCTCGGGATGGAGGTCACGCCCGCCGTCTCGCCCGGCGACGAACCAATCGGTCGCGGCATCGGCCCGGTTCTCGAAGCGCGCGACGTGCTGGCAGTCCTCGCCGGGGACGGTCCCGAGGACCTGCGACTCAAAGCCGTCCGACTCGCGGAAGTTCTCCTCGACGACTGCGACGTGGACGCCGACGCCGCAGAAATTCTCGAATCCGGCCGCGCGGAGGCCGCCTTCCGCGACATCGTGGCCGCACAGGGCGGCGACCCCGACGTGACGCTCGCGGACCTCGTGCCCGGCGACGAACGCGCGACGATTGAAGCCGACCGCTCGGGCGTCGTAACCCACGTGGACAACCGCCTCGTCAGCGAACTCGGCCGCCGCGCCGGTGCCCCGAAAGACCAGCGCGCGGGTCTGACCCTCGCCCGGAGGGTGGACGACGAGGTTTCGGCGGGAGACGAGTTGTTCACCGTCTACGCCGAAACCGCGAGCAAACTCGAAGACGCCGTGGCCCTCGCCGACCGCGCGGAACCCGTCCGGGTCAGAAGCCGCGAGGAAGCGATGGTCGAGCGCGTCTGA